The Aspergillus flavus chromosome 2, complete sequence region ATTCATCGATAGTAGTCAGAGGGTAAATAGTGTATCCAAAACCTGTGAAACATGTATAACTCAACCTGAAAAGACCGGGGATAGAAGTCCCCTATAAATAAATGATCACGAGTGACTGCAGCTAAAAGCGCATCCGGAACCCAGATAGTGCACCGCGCCATAGAAAtgcaagtatatatatcgtCCAGTGCCCATGCTCTTGCTTTGCAAAACGATACCAGCAACCTGCATGCCGCTCTATACCTGCTCGCTAACCCAACATCTTACAAGAGCTTTGATCAACCCAGCTGCAATATCCGTACCTCTCTCGATGTCCTCGTCGGCGCAAGATCCAGGCACATGGAAGAAAACGACGTTTCGGTGCTGGCCTTGTTGAAACGCCTGGGCCAGACTTGTATAAAAGATGAACTCGCAGAGGTAGCGTCCAGCGTCCTCGGATATCCGGACGTCTGCTCCAGGAGATACAAACGATTTCCACGTGTTGAGAAAGTCGTCATTGGGCGGCTGGGGGTGGAGAACTTTCCGTACTACGTCTGTGGAATCCGCCGCAGGACCAGCCTGGAGTACTGGCGGGAGCTGCTGCTCCCTCCAAACCTTCTCCCCATCTTCATAACCGATTCTGCCTTTGATATCGGACAAGTGGTAAGAATCTCGATGCGCCTTGGTCTCAATCGAGTAGTACGATCTTGTAGCCGCTATTCCCATATGGAGTACAATGTCTGGTCGTCGACCTCCATGGGACTTGGCGTAATCCTCTAGGATGGTTGGAATAGTTGTCCGCACTGTTGAGTAAGCGACGGGAATGGGCGATGGATGGACATGGATTGAAATCCGACGAGAAGTAGGCCCGGATCCAGACGGCTTCGCCGAAGGAAGGTCAAGCGACTCTGGCAGAGATGAGGCAATCAAATACGAGGCATTGACTAGGTTGGTCTTGAATGGCTAGTATATTTTAGCATTTGAGGGCCGAATCAGAAGCCAAGACGGTCAAAGAAACATAAGTCAAGCATAAGACAGATAAACTTACACCGAACCCTGTCACCAGTACCGAGACCTCTTCTGGATCTGTCAAAGATGACGAAGCAAGACCAATTACCTCCGTCTCGGGTATTGGCACCGGTGGGCCAAAGTCTCCCATGGCTAGTGGATAGGTCAAGGCAAGCTAGGAATCAGTGGTGGGAACAACGCCTTTACTTCGTATATACACGGTAGCTATGTACGCCACAAAAAGGATAGAGAGGAGGGACTAAAGATATATTCAAGATATCGACGGAGCTTCCCCCGCATTACAACCACCGCATGCAGGTCTTGGCATCACGCGATATCGATATCGATAAGGTGATAAGGCACATGACCTCCCCTCATCTTGACCGCCCACAAAGCTTGATTGACGTATCAATCTGACAATCACCCATGTTCTTGAGACAATTGTGCAATTGAACCTATGTTATTGTCCCGGAATGATGTGAGGTGCTGTCACGTCGCATGCCTTTTGGCCACCGCCGATTCTGCTTCGCTTCCGAAGTTCCGAGTCCTGACCGACAATTTCCCCCTTGCTTCAGCCGGGGCAAACCGCAGACTGCTTGTTCACGGGGCTTTTTGGAAAGTTCAATAGTGAGAATGACTTGTACTCGATGGTTGAGAATCACCATTCACTAGGTTAATACCGATGGTATTTCACCCAATTACTTTGTGATTAGAAATCCATCAGTAAAGCTGGGCAGGGATCTATTTAAGCGAACAAATAAGGGGTTTCGGTATGTCATCCTAGAACTACCGTACGGCCCACTTCTTCCTGTTTGATATGGGTGCCGCTGCTTTTGTAAGGTTAGCACGTGAGTGCTCCTGTGCACTCACTGCTCACTTACTGAACACGCACCGATTGCTCTGGTTGCTCCTGGATTGTTTGTTGATCTTTTAGATTAGCGTTACCGCTGAAAGGCAGCGAGACGTTATCAGCACATTCCTTCTCGCCCAAGGGTCTAGACCAGCATTTTCCTAGAGTCTGGTTGTTTATTCATCATCTAGACTTTGACTTCACCTAGAACGATTTCCATCAGTCTTGGGATTCTATTACCACGTCAACCCCATCGATGTGTTACAATGGACTAGGAAATCTGTTATCATTCAGATCTTGACATGGTTTCCTACTTGATAGAAGTCTGACGAAGAGACTGTGGATGCGCGACGACATTGGAAAAAGATAAGAGGGCTTCTTTTTTCTAGGGAACTTGTCCGGAACTACCTACGAAAACAGGAACAGCCTCAAACAAAGCATTAGATCCCACTCCCTGGTTATCCGATCGCCATACCTTGATGACATTGAATTGGGCGCGCTCCAGAAGACTCAGCCATTGCTTTTCCGTGCGCTGCAGAGAGGAGAACACGGTCATCATGATGAGGTCGACACTGGCATTGAACCGGGAAACACCCGTCTCAGGCACGCTATTCTCGTTGATCAACAGCACCGAATCGTCGGCCATCGCCTCCCGGATGCGCTGCAGGGCCTGCAGGGCCTGCTTGTCGGGCCAGTCGTGCAGCACAGTG contains the following coding sequences:
- a CDS encoding putative pyroglutamyl peptidase type I gives rise to the protein MGDFGPPVPIPETEVIGLASSSLTDPEEVSVLVTGFGPFKTNLVNASYLIASSLPESLDLPSAKPSGSGPTSRRISIHVHPSPIPVAYSTVRTTIPTILEDYAKSHGGRRPDIVLHMGIAATRSYYSIETKAHRDSYHLSDIKGRIGYEDGEKVWREQQLPPVLQAGPAADSTDVVRKVLHPQPPNDDFLNTWKSFVSPGADVRISEDAGRYLCEFIFYTSLAQAFQQGQHRNVVFFHVPGSCADEDIERGTDIAAGLIKALVRCWVSEQV
- a CDS encoding O-methyltransferase — encoded protein: MEAGNRAVESEQWYDFYPWEEWLASEADRVLLVDIGRSKGHDLARFKEKKNPAGRLILQDLSEVIQDIQAPLAQGIEAQGYSMFDPQHIRGAKAYYMRTVLHDWPDKQALQALQRIREAMADDSVLLINENSVPETGVSRFNASVDLIMMTVFSSLQRTEKQWLSLLERAQFNVIKVWRSDNQGVGSNALFEAVPVFTLGKCWSRPLGEKECADNVSLPFSGNANLKDQQTIQEQPEQSVRVHGTHIKQEEVGRTVVLG